The following proteins are encoded in a genomic region of Hippocampus zosterae strain Florida chromosome 2, ASM2543408v3, whole genome shotgun sequence:
- the kcnd1 gene encoding potassium voltage-gated channel subfamily D member 1, whose protein sequence is MAAGVATWLPFARAAAVGWLPLAKKTMPKPPVDNSSRSDEILYVNVSGVRFQTWKNTLDRYPDTLLGSSEKEFFYNDDTQEYFFDRDPEMFRHILNFYRTGKLHYPRHECIQAFDEELAFYGIVPEIIGDCCMEEYRDRKKENQERLAEDTEANEAMDAPLPPHSSPRERLWRAFENPHTSTMALVFYYVTGFFIAVSVIANVVETVPCRPPKGSVKDLPCGEKYQLAFFCMDTACVLIFTFEYLMRLFAAPSRCKFMRSVMSVIDVVAIMPYYIGLVMPENEDVSGAFVTLRVFRVFRIFKFSRHSQGLRILGYTLKSCASELGFLLFSLTMAIIIFATVMFYAEKGTKGSTFTSIPASFWYTIVTMTTLGYGDMVPNTIAGKIFGSICSLSGVLVIALPVPVIVSNFSRIYHQNQRADKMRAQQKVRLARIRMAKKGTTNAFLQYKEDRALGDRDSDSGALCVRNKSAFEHQHHHLLHCLEKTTNHEFTDELNYSELCITESAGFRTSRSTSTSSQQGAPNHSTGCCPRRVRRRAAMRLANSTVSVSRGSVQELDTLQGKAPPPGPPQTRSSLNAQINLKLNCGEQDFSAAIISIPTPPANTPDESLPPSPAAIPGGILRNTRATAYTPDAVNISSL, encoded by the exons ATGGCGGCCGGCGTGGCAACATGGCTGCCATTCGCGCGGGCGGCGGCCGTGGGCTGGCTGCCGCTGGCCAAGAAGACCATGCCCAAACCTCCTGTGGACAACTCATCCAGATCAGACGAAATCCTCTATGTCAATGTCAGCGGGGTCCGCTTTCAG aCATGGAAGAATACACTGGACCGCTATCCCGACACGCTGCTAGGCTCTTCGGAAAAAGAGTTCTTCTACAACGACGATACTCAGGAGTACTTCTTCGACAGGGACCCCGAAATGTTCCGCCACATCCTCAATTTCTACCGCACCGGGAAGCTACATTACCCACGACACGAATGCATCCAAGCCTTCGACGAGGAGTTGGCCTTCTACGGAATCGTGCCCGAAATCATCGGTGACTGTTGCATGGAG GAATATCGAGACCGGAAAAAGGAGAACCAGGAGCGTCTGGCCGAGGACACGGAAGCCAACGAAGCCATGGacgcccccctgcccccgcaCAGTAGCCCCAGAGAGCGTCTGTGGCGAGCTTTCGAAAACCCGCACACGTCCACCATGGCGCTGGTCTTCTACTACGTGACGGGCTTCTTCATCGCCGTGTCGGTCATCGCCAACGTGGTGGAGACGGTCCCCTGCCGGCCCCCCAAGGGCAGCGTCAAGGACCTCCCGTGCGGCGAGAAGTACCAACTGGCCTTCTTCTGCATGGATACGGCGTGCGTGCTGATCTTCACCTTCGAGTACCTGATGCGTCTGTTCGCCGCTCCCAGCCGCTGCAAGTTCATGCGCTCGGTCATGTCGGTCATCGACGTGGTGGCCATCATGCCCTACTACATCGGCCTGGTCATGCCCGAGAACGAGGACGTGAGCGGGGCCTTTGTCACGCTCAGGGTCTTCCGCGTCTTCCGGATCTTCAAGTTCTCGCGTCACTCGCAAGGTCTGAGGATTCTGGGCTACACGCTCAAGAGCTGCGCCTCGGAGCTGGGCTTCCTGCTTTTTTCTCTCACCATGGCCATCATCATCTTCGCCACCGTCATGTTCTACGCTGAGAAGGGGACCAAGGGCTCCACCTTCACCTCCATCCCGGCCTCTTTCTGGTACACCATCGTCACCATGACGACACTGGG TTACGGCGACATGGTCCCCAACACCATCGCCGGGAAGATTTTCGGCTCCATCTGCTCGCTGAGCGGCGTGCTGGTCATCGCCCTCCCCGTGCCCGTCATCGTGTCCAACTTCAGTCGGATCTACCACCAGAACCAGCGCGCGGACAAGATGCGAGCGCAGCAG AAAGTGCGTTTGGCTCGAATCCGCATGGCAAAGAAAGGAACCACGAATGCCTTCCTGCAGTACAAAGAAGACCGAGCCCTCGGG gaCCGGGACAGTGACAGCGGCGCTTTGTGCGTAAGGAACAAGTCGGCATTCGAACATCAACATCACCACCTTCTTCACTGTTTGGAGAAGACCACG AACCACGAGTTCACGGACGAGCTGAACTACAGTGAGCTGTGCATCACCGAGTCGGCGGGCTTCCGCACCAGCCGCAGCACCTCCACGTCCAGCCAGCAGGGGGCGCCAAACCACTCGACGGGCTGCTGCCCCCGCCGCGTCCGAAGGCGAGCGGCCATGCGGCTGGCCAACTCCACCGTGTCCGTCAGCCGCGGCAGCGTGCAGGAGCTCGACACGCTGCAAGGAAAGGCCCCCCCGCCCGGACCGCCGCAGAC TCGTTCCAGCCTAAACGCTCAGATCAACCTGAAGCTGAACTGCGGCGAGCAAGACTTCAGCGCCGCCATCATTAGCATCCCCACGCCGCCTGCCAACACGCCCGACGAGAGCCTGCCGCCCTCGCCCGCCGCCATCCCGGGCGGCATCTTGCGCAATACGCGCGCCACCGCCTACACCCCCGACGCCGTCAACATTTCCTCCTTGTAA
- the abt1 gene encoding activator of basal transcription 1 isoform X2, with the protein MDKRKKKTKTAQLEMEEGNMMTAQWEEEEEWKTIAKEEEEEDIITREKEQEGKKETTTQEEEEEDEVENTTAEEEEKEEEEEDGIVTQGKEQEGEKKTTTQEEEDEMEDGKLSTQKEEKRKKLTLKGVAKTSSSSDKKCVPGILYLGHIPPRFRPKHMRNLLSVYGEIGRIFLQPEDGQVKAKKKRSGSRRSDFTEGWVEFRDKRVAKRVAASLHNTPMATRKRQTFVSDLWCIKYLHRFQWTHLSERLAYEKMVLHQRLRTEVSQAKRETNFYMDNVDKSARMDKESKKGKKKTDAQQHAEERTWDFTQRQTEEEIQAKKKKKKTMMTMMDSRSRKPQEKDHLHHLKSQSNVSLLAKIFNSQQT; encoded by the exons ATGGACAAGcggaagaaaaagacaaagacggCTCAACTAGAAATGGAAGAAGGGAATATGATGACAGCTCaatgggaggaggaagaggagtggAAGACTATAgccaaagaggaggaggaggaagatattATAACCCGAGAAAAAGAGCAGGAGGGGAAGAAGGAAACTACaactcaagaagaagaagaagaggacgagGTGGAGAATACTACAGCcgaagaagaagagaaggaggaggaggaggaagatggtaTTGTAACCCAAGGAAAAGAGCAGGAGGGGGAGAAGAAAACTACAACTCAAGAAGAAGAGGACGAGATGGAAGATGGGAAGCTCTCCactcaaaaagaagaaaagcgtAAAAAGCTAACCCTTAAAGGGGTGGCAAAGACTTCCTCTTCCTCGGACAAAAAGTGTGTCCCAGGAATTCTGTACCTGGGTCACATCCCTCCGAGGTTCAGGCCCAAACATATGAGAAATCTTTTGTCTGTCTATGGCGAGATTGGACGAATCTTCCTGCAACCCGAAG ACGGCCAGGTGAAGGCGAAGAAGAAGCGATCGGGCTCCAGGAGGAGCGACTTCACCGAGGGCTGGGTGGAGTTCCGTGACAAGCGCGTGGCTAAGCGCGTGGCGGCGTCTCTTCACAACACGCCCATGGCGACGCGGAAACGCCAGACCTTTGTGTCCGACCTGTGGTGCATCAAG TACCTGCACAGGTTCCAGTGGACGCATCTGAGCGAGCGTCTGGCGTACGAGAAGATGGTTCTTCATCAGCGCCTGCGCACCGAAGTGTCGCAGGCCAAGCGCGAAACCAACTTCTACATGGACAACGTGGACAAGAGTGCTCGCATGGACAAAGAGAGCAAGAAGGGCAAGAAGAAGACGGACGCCCAGCAGCAC GCCGAAGAGCGAACGTGGGACTTCACACAACGCCAGACAGAGGAGGAGATCcaagcaaagaagaagaagaaaaagacaatgatgacgatgatggacTCTCGGAGCCGGAAGCCACAAGAGAAGGACCACCTCCACCACCTCAAGAGCCAATCAAACGTCTCCTTGCTGGCCAAAATTTTTAACTCCCAACAAACTTAG
- the abt1 gene encoding activator of basal transcription 1 isoform X1 produces MIFTVQCLDLFFCEMDKRKKKTKTAQLEMEEGNMMTAQWEEEEEWKTIAKEEEEEDIITREKEQEGKKETTTQEEEEEDEVENTTAEEEEKEEEEEDGIVTQGKEQEGEKKTTTQEEEDEMEDGKLSTQKEEKRKKLTLKGVAKTSSSSDKKCVPGILYLGHIPPRFRPKHMRNLLSVYGEIGRIFLQPEDGQVKAKKKRSGSRRSDFTEGWVEFRDKRVAKRVAASLHNTPMATRKRQTFVSDLWCIKYLHRFQWTHLSERLAYEKMVLHQRLRTEVSQAKRETNFYMDNVDKSARMDKESKKGKKKTDAQQHAEERTWDFTQRQTEEEIQAKKKKKKTMMTMMDSRSRKPQEKDHLHHLKSQSNVSLLAKIFNSQQT; encoded by the exons ATGATATTCACGGTCCAgtgtttggatttgtttttttg CGAGATGGACAAGcggaagaaaaagacaaagacggCTCAACTAGAAATGGAAGAAGGGAATATGATGACAGCTCaatgggaggaggaagaggagtggAAGACTATAgccaaagaggaggaggaggaagatattATAACCCGAGAAAAAGAGCAGGAGGGGAAGAAGGAAACTACaactcaagaagaagaagaagaggacgagGTGGAGAATACTACAGCcgaagaagaagagaaggaggaggaggaggaagatggtaTTGTAACCCAAGGAAAAGAGCAGGAGGGGGAGAAGAAAACTACAACTCAAGAAGAAGAGGACGAGATGGAAGATGGGAAGCTCTCCactcaaaaagaagaaaagcgtAAAAAGCTAACCCTTAAAGGGGTGGCAAAGACTTCCTCTTCCTCGGACAAAAAGTGTGTCCCAGGAATTCTGTACCTGGGTCACATCCCTCCGAGGTTCAGGCCCAAACATATGAGAAATCTTTTGTCTGTCTATGGCGAGATTGGACGAATCTTCCTGCAACCCGAAG ACGGCCAGGTGAAGGCGAAGAAGAAGCGATCGGGCTCCAGGAGGAGCGACTTCACCGAGGGCTGGGTGGAGTTCCGTGACAAGCGCGTGGCTAAGCGCGTGGCGGCGTCTCTTCACAACACGCCCATGGCGACGCGGAAACGCCAGACCTTTGTGTCCGACCTGTGGTGCATCAAG TACCTGCACAGGTTCCAGTGGACGCATCTGAGCGAGCGTCTGGCGTACGAGAAGATGGTTCTTCATCAGCGCCTGCGCACCGAAGTGTCGCAGGCCAAGCGCGAAACCAACTTCTACATGGACAACGTGGACAAGAGTGCTCGCATGGACAAAGAGAGCAAGAAGGGCAAGAAGAAGACGGACGCCCAGCAGCAC GCCGAAGAGCGAACGTGGGACTTCACACAACGCCAGACAGAGGAGGAGATCcaagcaaagaagaagaagaaaaagacaatgatgacgatgatggacTCTCGGAGCCGGAAGCCACAAGAGAAGGACCACCTCCACCACCTCAAGAGCCAATCAAACGTCTCCTTGCTGGCCAAAATTTTTAACTCCCAACAAACTTAG
- the LOC127593203 gene encoding suppressor of tumorigenicity 14 protein homolog gives MDPLETGQKFSLRQDLDLDPSLQFLPAPDAKKLEKRAVRHRKLWVAAGLVSAAAGLSLLTGMLVWRFHLHRDGAPKRIYVGSMSIGNQSFLPAYEDPGSEPFVKMATLVSQQLKVIYDTKAPLGKYFQRSSVEAFSDGGGDSVTAYYRSEFSVPASQQASADTAARSLQTAAGSPQSRRGRVLLKPQRWLKVDAVVTRAIDPRMTSPSLLVKKSFDVHVREGGVIRSPGFPDSSYPSNIFLQWRLRADAAHRVRLDFQTLILEDNCQHDFVRIYDSLAPIEENTIAEHCGLPRRSLSFVSSGNVMLLTLVTNEEKNFPGFVANFSQVSLAPPDCGGTLSGDVGVFSSPYFPSSYPPQTLCVWNIQASTCYSPLGLGDQSFQVSKGKLVKVKFSKFYVGNDSSDCSRDYVDVNGRRLCGAKDARTAVASRSNRMTVKFNSDCSYVHQGFSAAFEAFIPSDSCPGKFRCTNGLCADSRLRCDGVDDCGDASDEEDCRACSPNAFHCRNGHCVSRATVCDGRDDCADGSDELKCEKSVAMTTCPDSSFRCGNGRCLDKVNPECDGQEDCEDASDEEACECGLRPYRSSRIVGGEASQEGEWPWQVSLQLAGQGHACGASVLSGRWLLTAAHCVQDKGSLRHSRADQWEALLGQRVLGRANERTVRRKVMRIVAHPDFDRLTFDNDVALMELDSDVPLNQHIWPICLPSPAHRFPAGQEAWITGWGAGREGGVAGSILQKARVRIIDSSPCNRVMNDEVTDGMMCAGVLEGGVDACQGDSGGPLSVVSPSGRVFLAGVVSWGDGCARGNKPGIYARVTRYRGWIREHSGL, from the exons ATGGATCCGCTGGAGACGGGACAGAAGTTCAGCCTGAGACAG GATCTGGACCTGGATCCCAGCCTTCAGTTTCTGCCCGCCCCAGATGCCAAAAAGCTGGAGAAGAGGGCAGTGCGTCACAGGAAGTTGTGGGTTGCCGCCGGCCTGGTGTCGGCAGCCGCCGGGCTGTCTCTGCTCACCGGGATGCTTGTGTGGCGCTTCCACT TGCACCGCGACGGGGCCCCCAAGCGCATCTACGTGGGCTCCATGTCCATCGGCAACCAGAGCTTCCTGCCGGCCTACGAGGACCCCGGCAGCGAGCCTTTTGTCAAGATGGCGACGCTCGTCAGTCAGCAG CTAAAAGTGATCTATGACACAAAGGCGCCGTTGGGCAAATACTTCCAACGCTCATCGGTGGAAGCCTTCAG cgacggcggcggcgattCTGTGACGGCGTACTACCGCTCCGAGTTCAGCGTCCCCGCGTCGCAGCAGGCCTCGGCCGACACGGCCGCCCGGTCGCTGCAAACTGCGGCGGGGAGTCCACAAAGCCGACGAGGGAGAGTGCTGCTGAAACCGCAGCGCTGGCTCAAGGTCGACGCTGTCGTCACACGAG cCATCGATCCGCGCATGACGTCACCGTCCTTATTGG tcaagaaGTCCTTTGACGTGCACGTCCGAGAGGGCGGAGTCATTCGGTCGCCGGGTTTCCCCGATTCCTCATACCCGTCCAACATCTTCCTGCAGTGGCGCTTGAGAGCGGACGCCGCCCACCGCGTGCGACTGGACTTCCAAACGTTGATCCTGGAGGACAACTGCCAACACGACTTTGTCAGGATTTATGATTCGCTAGCGCCCATCGAGGAAAACACCATCGCGGA aCATTGCGGCCTTCCTCGCCGTTCGCTGTCCTTCGTGTCGTCGGGCAACGTCATGTTGTTGACCCTGGTCACCAACGAGGAAAAGAACTTTCCGGGCTTCGTCGCCAACTTTTCGCAGGTCTCTCTGGCGCCACCAG ACTGCGGAGGAACTCTGAGCGGTGACGTGGGCGTCTTCTCTTCGCCTTACTTCCCTTCCAGCTACCCTCCTCAGACTTTGTGCGTGTGGAACATCCAGGCCAGTACCTGCTATTCGCCATTAGGGCTGGGCGACCAATCCTTTCAG gtTTCCAAGGGCAAGTTGGTCAAAGTCAAGTTCAGCAAATTCTATGTCGGAAATGACTCCAGTGATTGTTCAAGAGATTATGTGGATGTCAACGGCCGAAG GCTGTGCGGCGCGAAAGACGCAAGAACGGCGGTGGCCAGCAGAAGCAACCGGATGACCGTCAAGTTCAACTCGGATTGCTCATATGTGCACCAGGGTTTCTCCGCCGCCTTCGAGGCCTTCATCCCGAGTGACT CTTGTCCGGGGAAGTTCCGCTGCACCAACGGCTTGTGCGCCGACTCTCGTCTGCGCTGCGACGGCGTGGACGACTGCGGGGATGCCAGCGACGAAGAAGACTGCC GCGCCTGTTCTCCCAACGCCTTCCACTGCAGGAACGGACACTGCGTCTCGCGGGCGACGGTGTGCGACGGCAGAGACGACTGCGCCGACGGCTCTGATgagttgaaatgtgaaaaat CGGTCGCCATGACGACGTGCCCGGACTCCAGCTTTCGCTGCGGAAACGGACGCTGCCTGGACAAAGTCAACCCGGAGTGTGACGGCCAGGAGGACTGCGAGGATGCGTCCGACGAGGAAGCTTGTG AATGCGGTTTACGGCCATACCGAAGTTCTCGCATCGTCGGCGGTGAGGCGTCGCAAGAGGGCGAGTGGCCCTGGCAGGTCAGCCTCCAGCTGGCGGGCCAGGGTCACGCATGCGGCGCTTCCGTGTTGAGCGGCCGCTGGCTGCTGACCGCCGCCCACTGCGTCCAGGACAAGGGCTCGCTCAG GCACTCCCGGGCCGACCAATGGGAAGCCCTCCTGGGCCAGCGCGTGCTGGGCCGCGCTAACGAGCGGACGGTGAGGAGGAAGGTGATGCGGATCGTGGCCCACCCCGACTTTGATCGGCTCACTTTCGACAACGACGTGGCGCTGATGGAACTGGACTCGGACGTGCCGCTCAACCAGCACATCTGGCCCATCTGCCTGCCCTCCCCCGCGCACCGCTTCCCTGCCGGCCAGGAGGCTTGGATAACCGGCTGGGGCGCCGGCAGAGAGGGAG GTGTGGCGGGGAGCATCCTGCAGAAAGCCCGAGTTCGCATCATCGACAGTTCGCCGTGCAACCGCGTCATGAACGACGAGGTGACCGATGGAATGATGTGCGCCGGCGTCCTCGAAGGCGGCGTGGACGCCTGCCAG GGGGACTCCGGGGGTCCGCTGTCTGTGGTCAGCCCGAGTGGGCGGGTCTTCCTGGCTGGCGTGGTGAGCTGGGGCGACGGTTGCGCTCGCGGCAACAAGCCGGGCATCTACGCGCGAGTGACGCGATATCGCGGCTGGATCAGGGAGCACAGCGGCCTTTAG
- the rad51c gene encoding DNA repair protein RAD51 homolog 3: MQRPVTTLRLSPQIKVKVLNAGFQTLDDVTQVSALELSREAGLSQEEALEVLQAARKEAGADEEGAGDGASLTALDLLQKEEALTRIVTFSSRLDAALGGGLPVGKITEICGVPGVGKTQLCLQLAVDVQVPPCFGGLGGQVVFIDTEGSFVVQRAVDLAAAAVRHCTLLAEEAEQRDAAAAFTVETILSNIFTVRCHDYVELLAEIYLLPDFLSSHPKVRLVVIDSVAFPFRQHFDELRGQRTRLLNGLAQQLISMATKHDAAVVLSNQMTTRLQGDRSQLVPALGESWGHAPTLRLLLRWAGPQRQATIFKSPDCEEATVCYQITTEGFRDDDDDDDDRSERPPSKRPRTLAGQSAAC; this comes from the exons ATGCAGAGACCGGTGACCACTCTGCGCTTAAGTCCGCAGATCAAAGTCAAAGTCCTCAACGCCGGTTTTCAGACGCTTGATGACGTCACACAAGTCAGCGCACTCGAGCTTAGTCGAG AGGCGGGTCTGAGCCAAGAGGAGGCGCTGGAGGTGCTCCAGGCCGCGAGGAAGGAGGCAGGAGCTGATGAAGAAGGAGCAGGTGATGGCGCTTCTCTGACCGCGCTGGACCTTCTGCAGAAGGAGGAGGCGCTAACTCGCATCGTGACGTTCTCCTCACGGCTGGACGCCGCGCTTGGAGGAGGACTTCCTGTTGGGAAAATCACCGAGATCTGTGGAGTGCCCGGAGTGGGAAAAACACAACTTTG TCTCCAGCTGGCCGTGGACGTTCAGGTGCCTCCTTGTTTCGGCGGTCTGGGAGGTCAGGTGGTCTTCATCGACACGGAGGGAAGCTTTGTGGTCCAAAGAGCGGTggacctcgccgccgccgccgtccgccATTGCACCCTGCTGGCCGAGGAAGCGGAGCAGCGAGACGCCGCGGCCGCCTTCACCGTGGAAACCATCCTGTCCAACATCTTCACG GTGCGTTGCCATGACTACGTGGAGCTCCTGGCCGAGATCTACCTGCTGCCCGACTTCCTGTCGAGTCACCCGAAGGTCCGCCTGGTGGTGATCGACAGCGTGGCCTTCCCCTTCCGTCAGCACTTTGACGAGCTGCGCGGTCAGCGGACCCGCCTCCTCAACGGCCTGGCCCAGCAGCTCATCTCCATGGCAACCAAGCATGACGCGGCGGTGGTCCTGAGCAACCAGATGACCACGCGGCTGCAGGGCGACCGATCTCAGCTGGTGCCCGCTCTGGGGGAGAGCTGGGGCCACGCGCCCACCCTGAGACTCCTCCTACGCTGGGCAGGTCCACAAAGGCAGGCGACCATCTTTAAGTCTCCCGATTGCGAGGAAGCCACGGTCTGCTACCAGATCACGACGGAGGGCTTCagggatgacgacgacgacgacgacgaccgaTCGGAGCGGCCGCCGAGTAAACGCCCCCGAACGCTCGCAGGCCAGTCGGCCGCCTgctag